The following proteins are encoded in a genomic region of Primulina huaijiensis isolate GDHJ02 chromosome 3, ASM1229523v2, whole genome shotgun sequence:
- the LOC140973943 gene encoding ras-related protein Rab2BV-like, translating to MAYKVDHEYDYLFKIVLIGDSGVGKSNILSRFTRNEFCLESKSTIGVEFATRTQQVEGKTVKAQIWDTAGQERYRAITSAYYRGAVGALLVYDITKRQTFENVQRWLRELRDHADSNIVIMLAGNKSDLNHLRGVAEHDARLFAEKEGLSFLETSALEAHNVEKAFQTILLDIYQIISRKALAAQEADAVVPGQGTAIKVGDYSSNFSKRAACCSN from the exons ATGGCGTACAAGGTGGATCATGAGTACGATTACTTGTTCAAGATCGTGCTGATAGGAGATTCCGGTGTCGGAAAATCTAATATTCTGTCGAGATTTACCCGAAATGAATTCTGCTTGGAATCCAAATCTACTATTGGCGTCGAATTCGCGACCAGAACTCAACAG GTGGAAGGGAAGACAGTCAAGGCACAAATATGGGATACGGCGGGACAAGAGCGCTACCGTGCCATCACGAGTGCCTACTACCGCGGGGCCGTGGGTGCACTCTTGGTGTACGACATAACGAAGAGACAGACGTTCGAAAACGTGCAACGATGGCTACGAGAGCTGAGGGACCATGCGGATTCGAACATAGTAATAATGCTCGCGGGTAACAAGTCCGACCTCAACCACCTCCGAGGAGTGGCCGAGCATGACGCTCGCCTCTTCGCCGAGAAGGAAGGCCTCTCGTTCCTCGAGACGTCAGCCCTCGAGGCACATAACGTTGAGAAAGCGTTTCAAACTATTTTACTCGATATCTATCAGATTATTAGCCGAAAGGCGCTAGCGGCACAAGAGGCCGATGCCGTTGTTCCTGGACAGGGCACCGCCATCAAGGTTGGGGATTATTCCTCCAACTTCAGCAAGAGAGCTGCCTGTTGTTCTAATTAA